A region from the Thermoplasmatales archaeon genome encodes:
- the glpK gene encoding Glycerol kinase produces the protein MLKEKYILTIDEGTTQCKCALWDETGKMQHLGVGEMKMIRGMNGEIEMEPFSIVNTVRQCINEVLQTSGCDPAQITSIGLTNQRETSVIWNRNTGQPLYNAIVWQDRRGEAELGKLQEESRNHIKSVTGLVPDPYFSASKIRWMLENTIGGKNIDDLIFGTVDTWLIWNMSNGHRHITDASNASRTMIYDINHLEWSEDLTESFHIPVSLLPEVVDSAAPELALIDVSGSQIPLNSIAGDQQASLFGHQAFLPGDSKCTYGTGSFVLVNTGDSVSMKQNILTSIGWKLHGSPAIYCNEGSAFNTGSIIKWIKDNLGIIDSSGSVGDAAMKSSPDHGLIFVPALSGLGAPFWLPSARGTIFGITGKTSKYDLVRSALEAIAFRIRDIIGSMDGGSELRDRIRVDGGPTTNNFLMQFQADILDMDVYRSANSEMTSAGVAYMSGLSDGMWSYDDIKAMSSYLEPLHPGMDRRVAERLYGNWKKAVESVLRHYTS, from the coding sequence ATGTTGAAGGAGAAATACATTCTAACTATTGACGAGGGCACCACACAGTGCAAATGCGCACTCTGGGATGAGACCGGAAAAATGCAGCATCTTGGAGTCGGGGAGATGAAAATGATCCGCGGAATGAACGGCGAAATTGAGATGGAACCGTTCTCCATAGTCAATACCGTGAGGCAATGCATAAATGAGGTCCTGCAGACATCTGGCTGCGATCCCGCACAGATAACCAGTATCGGGTTGACAAACCAGAGAGAGACATCTGTCATATGGAACCGGAACACCGGGCAGCCTTTGTACAATGCAATTGTTTGGCAGGATAGGCGTGGGGAAGCCGAACTGGGGAAGCTTCAGGAGGAATCCAGAAACCATATCAAGAGTGTAACCGGTTTAGTGCCCGATCCATATTTTTCAGCATCAAAGATCAGGTGGATGCTGGAAAATACCATAGGAGGCAAAAATATTGATGACCTTATTTTCGGGACAGTTGACACGTGGCTTATATGGAATATGAGCAATGGTCACAGACACATAACAGATGCCAGCAATGCATCAAGGACCATGATATATGACATAAACCACCTGGAATGGTCGGAAGATCTTACCGAATCTTTTCACATCCCTGTGTCTTTGCTTCCCGAGGTGGTGGATTCCGCTGCTCCGGAACTTGCTCTTATCGATGTATCGGGATCGCAGATACCTCTGAACTCGATTGCGGGTGACCAGCAGGCTTCGCTGTTCGGACACCAGGCGTTTCTTCCCGGAGATTCTAAATGTACATATGGCACAGGATCGTTTGTGTTGGTGAATACTGGTGATAGCGTCTCAATGAAGCAGAATATCCTGACCAGCATTGGATGGAAGCTGCACGGTAGTCCAGCCATATATTGCAACGAGGGGAGTGCCTTCAACACAGGGTCTATTATAAAGTGGATAAAAGATAACCTTGGAATAATTGACAGTAGCGGGTCGGTTGGAGATGCAGCCATGAAATCATCCCCGGATCATGGATTGATATTTGTTCCGGCACTATCCGGACTTGGAGCCCCTTTCTGGCTTCCGAGTGCAAGGGGAACCATTTTTGGGATTACAGGGAAAACATCAAAGTACGATCTTGTGAGATCGGCACTGGAAGCCATAGCTTTCAGGATCAGGGACATAATTGGCAGCATGGATGGCGGGAGCGAATTAAGGGACAGGATAAGAGTTGACGGAGGACCGACAACTAACAATTTCCTTATGCAATTCCAGGCCGACATACTTGACATGGATGTATATAGGTCTGCCAACAGTGAAATGACTTCTGCAGGGGTCGCTTACATGAGCGGTCTGTCTGATGGCATGTGGTCCTATGATGATATCAAGGCGATGAGTTCATACCTGGAACCATTACATCCCGGAATGGATCGTAGAGTTGCTGAGAGATTATATGGAAACTGGAAGAAGGCAGTAGAGAGCGTTCTCAGGCACTACACAAGCTAG